In one Elephas maximus indicus isolate mEleMax1 chromosome 9, mEleMax1 primary haplotype, whole genome shotgun sequence genomic region, the following are encoded:
- the ZBTB43 gene encoding zinc finger and BTB domain-containing protein 43 yields MEPGTNSFRVEFPDFSSTILQKLNQQRQQGQLCDVSIVVQGHIFRAHKAVLAASSPYFSDQVLLKNSRRIVLPDVMNPRVFENILLSSYTGRLVMPAPEIVSYLTAASFLQMWHVVDKCTEVLEGNPTVLCQKLNHGSDHQSPSSSSYNGLVESFELGSGGHADFPKAQELRDGENEEESTKDELSSQLTEHEYLPSNSSTEHDRLSTEMTSQDGEEGASDSADFHYTRPMYSKPSIMAHKRWIHVKPERFEQACEGMDVHATYDEHQVTESINTMQTEHSIQPSGVEEDFHIGEKKVEAEFEEQAEESNYDEQVDFYGSSMEEFSGERSDGNLIGHRQETSLAAGYSENIEMVTGIKEEASHLGFSATDKLYPCQCGKSFTHKSQRDRHMSMHLGLRPYGCGVCGKKFKMKHHLVGHMKIHTGIKPYECNICAKRFMWRDSFHRHVTSCTKSYEAAKAEQNTTEAN; encoded by the coding sequence ATGGAGCCTGGAACAAACTCTTTTCGAGTAGAATTTCCtgatttttccagcaccattctACAGAAACTGAACCAGCAGCGCCAGCAGGGACAATTATGTGATGTCTCCATTGttgtccaaggccatattttccgggCACACAAAGCTGTTCTTGCTGCCAGTTCACCCTACTTTTCTGACCAGGTACTGCTGAAAAACAGCAGGAGAATTGTTTTACCTGATGTGATGAACCCAAGAGTGTTTGAGAACATTCTCCTATCTAGTTACACAGGACGTCTAGTAATGCCTGCTCCAGAAATTGTTAGTTACTTAACAGCAGCAAGCTTCCTCCAAATGTGGCATGTGGTAGACAAGTGCACTGAGGTTTTAGAGGGAAACCCTACCGTCCTTTGTCAAAAGCTAAATCATGGCAGTGACCACCAGTCTCCAAGCAGCAGTAGTTATAATGGTCTGGTAGAGAGCTTTGAGCTGGGCTCAGGGGGGCATGCTGATTTCCCCAAAGCCCAGGAACTGAGGGAtggagaaaatgaagaggaaagcACCAAAGATGAGCTGTCTTCTCAGCTCACTGAGCATGAATACCTTCCCAGCAACTCATCCACAGAGCATGACCGGCTGAGCACTGAGATGACAAGCCAGGATGGGGAGGAGGGGGCCAGTGACAGCGCCGACTTCCACTACACCCGGCCCATGTACAGCAAGCCCAGCATAATGGCTCACAAACGTTGGATCCACGTGAAGCCTGAGCGCTTTGAACAGGCTTGCGAGGGCATGGACGTGCATGCCACCTATGATGAGCACCAGGTCACTGAGTCCATCAATACCATGCAGACAGAGCATTCAATCCAGCCTTCAGGAGTGGAGGAGGACTTtcacattggggaaaaaaaagtagaagcagAGTTTGAGGAACAGGCTGAGGAAAGCAATTATGATGAACAGGTGGATTTCTATGGCTCTTCCATGGAAGAGTTTTCTGGAGAGAGGTCGGATGGGAATCTAATTGGGCACAGACAGGAGACTTCCCTAGCGGCAGGCTACAGTGAGAATATTGAAATGGTAACAGGAATTAAAGAAGAAGCTTCTCACTTAGGATTCTCAGCCACTGACAAGCTGTATCCTTGTCAGTGTGGAAAAAGTTTTACTCACAAGAGTCAGAGAGATCGACATATGAGCATGCACCTCGGTCTTCGGCCTTATGGCTGTGGTGTCTGTGGTAAGAAATTCAAAATGAAGCATCATCTTGTGGGACACATGAAAATTCACACAGGCATAAAGCCGTACGAGTGTAATATCTGTGCAAAGAGATTTATGTGGAGGGACAGTTTCCATAGGCATGTGACTTCTTGTACCAAGTCCTACGAAGCTGCAAAGGCTGAGCAGAATACCACTGAGGCTAACTAA